From Parasteatoda tepidariorum isolate YZ-2023 chromosome 1, CAS_Ptep_4.0, whole genome shotgun sequence, one genomic window encodes:
- the LOC107441627 gene encoding CCR4-NOT transcription complex subunit 2 isoform X3: MSSAGSHPFGYGQSANNALGMGTPTLQQTPRSLTGQQFPSRSTGNGSHVQGHVTPTSSGMPNFSQCLPNSIPPQQPSPNRYSSQSFGAKEESRNILMGTRALPSQRTLTQDMKRIVGIGPLGGNMPSSDDSFSKRDRSSMFNVGVNSLAAMANRTGFSQNSRGFPLQGLMNNSMQPNNFSSSPGLMNNNMQSYNFSTSPVGMVKQPTNESNEFQIHSEDFPALPGSQTQESNQENVNKTTSGRCLETSKDSNHFSNDKSSVTQKRGIQTSKDGRVTNIPPGMVTDQFGMVGLLTFIRAAESEPKLVSLALGSDLTTLGLNLNTTENLYPNFSGPWAEHPCRPQDIDYHVPAEYLVNQSIRDKLAPVKLNRYGEDLLFYLFYMFSGDVLQIAAAAELYNRDWRFHKDERVWITRVPGMNPTEKCVSFERGMYYFFDADNWRKVAKEFHLDYDRLEDRPNVPPAVSSLAPSQAVLT, encoded by the exons gtATGGGAACACCAACTTTACAACAAACGCCTCGAAGTTTGACCGGTCAGCAATTCCCTTCTCGGTCAACTGGAAATGGTAGTCATGTTCAAGGTCATGTAACACCGACGAGTTCAGGGATGCCAAATTTTTCTCAGTGTCTTCCCAATAGTATCCCTCCACAACAACCTTCACCCAATCGGTACTCATCTCAGTCTTTTGGTGCTAAAGAAGAAAG CAGGAATATTCTCATGGGAACTCGAGCACTTCCAAGTCAAAGAACTTTAACGCAAGATATGAAAAGGATAGTTGGAATTGGGCCTTTAGGAGG aaatatgcCATCATCTGATGATTCATTTAGTAAACGGGATAGGAGCTCTATGTTTAATGt AGGTGTAAATTCTCTAGCAGCTATGGCAAATAGAACAGGTTTCTCTCAGAATAGTAGAGGTTTTCCTTTACAAGGTTTAATGAACAATAGTATGCagccaaataatttttcttcaagtccag gtTTAATGAACAACAACATGCAGTCATATAACTTTTCTACAAGTCCCG ttggAATGGTGAAACAACCTACTAATGAGTCCAATGAATTTCAAATACACAGTGAAGATTTTCCAGCTCTGCCAGGATCTCAAA cTCAAGAAAGCAATCaagaaaatgtcaataaaacg ACATCTGGGAGGTGTTTAGAAACATCAAAAGATTccaatcatttttcaaatgataaatcAAGTGTAACACAGAAAAGAGGAATTCAAACATCAAAAGATG GTAGAGTTACTAACATTCCACCCGGTATGGTGACGGACCAATTTGGCATGGTGGGGTTGTTAACATTCATCAGAGCAGCAGAATCAGAACCAAAATTAGTCTCTTTAGCTTTAGGAAGTGATCTTACAACATTAGGTCTTAATCTTAATACGACaga AAATTTATATCCTAACTTTAGTGGTCCTTGGGCGGAGCATCCATGTAGACCTCAAGACATAG attatCATGTTCCAGCTGAATACTTGGTTAATCAAAGTATCAGAGATAAATTAGCCCCAGTGAAATTAAACCGGTATGGTGaagatcttttattttatttgttctacATGTTTAGCGGAGATGTACTACAAATAGCAGCTGCAGCTGAACT ATATAACCGTGACTGGAGATTTCACAAAGATGAAAGAGTATGGATCACGAGGGTTCCAGGAATGAACCCTACagaaaaatgtgtttcattTGAGAGGGGGATGTACTATTTTTTCGATGCAGATAACTGGAGGAAAGTTGCAAAAGAATTTCACCTGGACTACGACAGGCTGGAGGACAGACCAAACGTGCCACCAGCGGTGTCAAGTTTAGCACCATCGCAGGCAGTTCTGACGTAG
- the LOC107441627 gene encoding CCR4-NOT transcription complex subunit 2 isoform X1 — MSSAGSHPFGYGQSANNALGMGTPTLQQTPRSLTGQQFPSRSTGNGSHVQGHVTPTSSGMPNFSQCLPNSIPPQQPSPNRYSSQSFGAKEESRNILMGTRALPSQRTLTQDMKRIVGIGPLGGNMPSSDDSFSKRDRSSMFNVGVNSLAAMANRTGFSQNSRGFPLQGLMNNSMQPNNFSSSPGLMNNNMQSYNFSTSPALDLSEFPSLTNRSSQENSSANMSHNPMAGRPPYVGMVKQPTNESNEFQIHSEDFPALPGSQTQESNQENVNKTTSGRCLETSKDSNHFSNDKSSVTQKRGIQTSKDGRVTNIPPGMVTDQFGMVGLLTFIRAAESEPKLVSLALGSDLTTLGLNLNTTENLYPNFSGPWAEHPCRPQDIDYHVPAEYLVNQSIRDKLAPVKLNRYGEDLLFYLFYMFSGDVLQIAAAAELYNRDWRFHKDERVWITRVPGMNPTEKCVSFERGMYYFFDADNWRKVAKEFHLDYDRLEDRPNVPPAVSSLAPSQAVLT; from the exons gtATGGGAACACCAACTTTACAACAAACGCCTCGAAGTTTGACCGGTCAGCAATTCCCTTCTCGGTCAACTGGAAATGGTAGTCATGTTCAAGGTCATGTAACACCGACGAGTTCAGGGATGCCAAATTTTTCTCAGTGTCTTCCCAATAGTATCCCTCCACAACAACCTTCACCCAATCGGTACTCATCTCAGTCTTTTGGTGCTAAAGAAGAAAG CAGGAATATTCTCATGGGAACTCGAGCACTTCCAAGTCAAAGAACTTTAACGCAAGATATGAAAAGGATAGTTGGAATTGGGCCTTTAGGAGG aaatatgcCATCATCTGATGATTCATTTAGTAAACGGGATAGGAGCTCTATGTTTAATGt AGGTGTAAATTCTCTAGCAGCTATGGCAAATAGAACAGGTTTCTCTCAGAATAGTAGAGGTTTTCCTTTACAAGGTTTAATGAACAATAGTATGCagccaaataatttttcttcaagtccag gtTTAATGAACAACAACATGCAGTCATATAACTTTTCTACAAGTCCCG CATTAGATCTCTCTGAATTTCCTTCTCTAACAAATCGAAGTTCTCAAGAAAATTCAAGTGCCAATATGTCGCACAATCCAATGGCTGGTCGGCCACCTTAtg ttggAATGGTGAAACAACCTACTAATGAGTCCAATGAATTTCAAATACACAGTGAAGATTTTCCAGCTCTGCCAGGATCTCAAA cTCAAGAAAGCAATCaagaaaatgtcaataaaacg ACATCTGGGAGGTGTTTAGAAACATCAAAAGATTccaatcatttttcaaatgataaatcAAGTGTAACACAGAAAAGAGGAATTCAAACATCAAAAGATG GTAGAGTTACTAACATTCCACCCGGTATGGTGACGGACCAATTTGGCATGGTGGGGTTGTTAACATTCATCAGAGCAGCAGAATCAGAACCAAAATTAGTCTCTTTAGCTTTAGGAAGTGATCTTACAACATTAGGTCTTAATCTTAATACGACaga AAATTTATATCCTAACTTTAGTGGTCCTTGGGCGGAGCATCCATGTAGACCTCAAGACATAG attatCATGTTCCAGCTGAATACTTGGTTAATCAAAGTATCAGAGATAAATTAGCCCCAGTGAAATTAAACCGGTATGGTGaagatcttttattttatttgttctacATGTTTAGCGGAGATGTACTACAAATAGCAGCTGCAGCTGAACT ATATAACCGTGACTGGAGATTTCACAAAGATGAAAGAGTATGGATCACGAGGGTTCCAGGAATGAACCCTACagaaaaatgtgtttcattTGAGAGGGGGATGTACTATTTTTTCGATGCAGATAACTGGAGGAAAGTTGCAAAAGAATTTCACCTGGACTACGACAGGCTGGAGGACAGACCAAACGTGCCACCAGCGGTGTCAAGTTTAGCACCATCGCAGGCAGTTCTGACGTAG
- the LOC107441627 gene encoding CCR4-NOT transcription complex subunit 2 isoform X2: protein MSSAGSHPFGYGQSANNALGMGTPTLQQTPRSLTGQQFPSRSTGNGSHVQGHVTPTSSGMPNFSQCLPNSIPPQQPSPNRYSSQSFGAKEERNILMGTRALPSQRTLTQDMKRIVGIGPLGGNMPSSDDSFSKRDRSSMFNVGVNSLAAMANRTGFSQNSRGFPLQGLMNNSMQPNNFSSSPGLMNNNMQSYNFSTSPALDLSEFPSLTNRSSQENSSANMSHNPMAGRPPYVGMVKQPTNESNEFQIHSEDFPALPGSQTQESNQENVNKTTSGRCLETSKDSNHFSNDKSSVTQKRGIQTSKDGRVTNIPPGMVTDQFGMVGLLTFIRAAESEPKLVSLALGSDLTTLGLNLNTTENLYPNFSGPWAEHPCRPQDIDYHVPAEYLVNQSIRDKLAPVKLNRYGEDLLFYLFYMFSGDVLQIAAAAELYNRDWRFHKDERVWITRVPGMNPTEKCVSFERGMYYFFDADNWRKVAKEFHLDYDRLEDRPNVPPAVSSLAPSQAVLT from the exons gtATGGGAACACCAACTTTACAACAAACGCCTCGAAGTTTGACCGGTCAGCAATTCCCTTCTCGGTCAACTGGAAATGGTAGTCATGTTCAAGGTCATGTAACACCGACGAGTTCAGGGATGCCAAATTTTTCTCAGTGTCTTCCCAATAGTATCCCTCCACAACAACCTTCACCCAATCGGTACTCATCTCAGTCTTTTGGTGCTAAAGAAGAAAG GAATATTCTCATGGGAACTCGAGCACTTCCAAGTCAAAGAACTTTAACGCAAGATATGAAAAGGATAGTTGGAATTGGGCCTTTAGGAGG aaatatgcCATCATCTGATGATTCATTTAGTAAACGGGATAGGAGCTCTATGTTTAATGt AGGTGTAAATTCTCTAGCAGCTATGGCAAATAGAACAGGTTTCTCTCAGAATAGTAGAGGTTTTCCTTTACAAGGTTTAATGAACAATAGTATGCagccaaataatttttcttcaagtccag gtTTAATGAACAACAACATGCAGTCATATAACTTTTCTACAAGTCCCG CATTAGATCTCTCTGAATTTCCTTCTCTAACAAATCGAAGTTCTCAAGAAAATTCAAGTGCCAATATGTCGCACAATCCAATGGCTGGTCGGCCACCTTAtg ttggAATGGTGAAACAACCTACTAATGAGTCCAATGAATTTCAAATACACAGTGAAGATTTTCCAGCTCTGCCAGGATCTCAAA cTCAAGAAAGCAATCaagaaaatgtcaataaaacg ACATCTGGGAGGTGTTTAGAAACATCAAAAGATTccaatcatttttcaaatgataaatcAAGTGTAACACAGAAAAGAGGAATTCAAACATCAAAAGATG GTAGAGTTACTAACATTCCACCCGGTATGGTGACGGACCAATTTGGCATGGTGGGGTTGTTAACATTCATCAGAGCAGCAGAATCAGAACCAAAATTAGTCTCTTTAGCTTTAGGAAGTGATCTTACAACATTAGGTCTTAATCTTAATACGACaga AAATTTATATCCTAACTTTAGTGGTCCTTGGGCGGAGCATCCATGTAGACCTCAAGACATAG attatCATGTTCCAGCTGAATACTTGGTTAATCAAAGTATCAGAGATAAATTAGCCCCAGTGAAATTAAACCGGTATGGTGaagatcttttattttatttgttctacATGTTTAGCGGAGATGTACTACAAATAGCAGCTGCAGCTGAACT ATATAACCGTGACTGGAGATTTCACAAAGATGAAAGAGTATGGATCACGAGGGTTCCAGGAATGAACCCTACagaaaaatgtgtttcattTGAGAGGGGGATGTACTATTTTTTCGATGCAGATAACTGGAGGAAAGTTGCAAAAGAATTTCACCTGGACTACGACAGGCTGGAGGACAGACCAAACGTGCCACCAGCGGTGTCAAGTTTAGCACCATCGCAGGCAGTTCTGACGTAG
- the LOC107441627 gene encoding CCR4-NOT transcription complex subunit 2 isoform X4, giving the protein MSSAGSHPFGYGQSANNALGMGTPTLQQTPRSLTGQQFPSRSTGNGSHVQGHVTPTSSGMPNFSQCLPNSIPPQQPSPNRYSSQSFGAKEERNILMGTRALPSQRTLTQDMKRIVGIGPLGGNMPSSDDSFSKRDRSSMFNVGVNSLAAMANRTGFSQNSRGFPLQGLMNNSMQPNNFSSSPGLMNNNMQSYNFSTSPVGMVKQPTNESNEFQIHSEDFPALPGSQTQESNQENVNKTTSGRCLETSKDSNHFSNDKSSVTQKRGIQTSKDGRVTNIPPGMVTDQFGMVGLLTFIRAAESEPKLVSLALGSDLTTLGLNLNTTENLYPNFSGPWAEHPCRPQDIDYHVPAEYLVNQSIRDKLAPVKLNRYGEDLLFYLFYMFSGDVLQIAAAAELYNRDWRFHKDERVWITRVPGMNPTEKCVSFERGMYYFFDADNWRKVAKEFHLDYDRLEDRPNVPPAVSSLAPSQAVLT; this is encoded by the exons gtATGGGAACACCAACTTTACAACAAACGCCTCGAAGTTTGACCGGTCAGCAATTCCCTTCTCGGTCAACTGGAAATGGTAGTCATGTTCAAGGTCATGTAACACCGACGAGTTCAGGGATGCCAAATTTTTCTCAGTGTCTTCCCAATAGTATCCCTCCACAACAACCTTCACCCAATCGGTACTCATCTCAGTCTTTTGGTGCTAAAGAAGAAAG GAATATTCTCATGGGAACTCGAGCACTTCCAAGTCAAAGAACTTTAACGCAAGATATGAAAAGGATAGTTGGAATTGGGCCTTTAGGAGG aaatatgcCATCATCTGATGATTCATTTAGTAAACGGGATAGGAGCTCTATGTTTAATGt AGGTGTAAATTCTCTAGCAGCTATGGCAAATAGAACAGGTTTCTCTCAGAATAGTAGAGGTTTTCCTTTACAAGGTTTAATGAACAATAGTATGCagccaaataatttttcttcaagtccag gtTTAATGAACAACAACATGCAGTCATATAACTTTTCTACAAGTCCCG ttggAATGGTGAAACAACCTACTAATGAGTCCAATGAATTTCAAATACACAGTGAAGATTTTCCAGCTCTGCCAGGATCTCAAA cTCAAGAAAGCAATCaagaaaatgtcaataaaacg ACATCTGGGAGGTGTTTAGAAACATCAAAAGATTccaatcatttttcaaatgataaatcAAGTGTAACACAGAAAAGAGGAATTCAAACATCAAAAGATG GTAGAGTTACTAACATTCCACCCGGTATGGTGACGGACCAATTTGGCATGGTGGGGTTGTTAACATTCATCAGAGCAGCAGAATCAGAACCAAAATTAGTCTCTTTAGCTTTAGGAAGTGATCTTACAACATTAGGTCTTAATCTTAATACGACaga AAATTTATATCCTAACTTTAGTGGTCCTTGGGCGGAGCATCCATGTAGACCTCAAGACATAG attatCATGTTCCAGCTGAATACTTGGTTAATCAAAGTATCAGAGATAAATTAGCCCCAGTGAAATTAAACCGGTATGGTGaagatcttttattttatttgttctacATGTTTAGCGGAGATGTACTACAAATAGCAGCTGCAGCTGAACT ATATAACCGTGACTGGAGATTTCACAAAGATGAAAGAGTATGGATCACGAGGGTTCCAGGAATGAACCCTACagaaaaatgtgtttcattTGAGAGGGGGATGTACTATTTTTTCGATGCAGATAACTGGAGGAAAGTTGCAAAAGAATTTCACCTGGACTACGACAGGCTGGAGGACAGACCAAACGTGCCACCAGCGGTGTCAAGTTTAGCACCATCGCAGGCAGTTCTGACGTAG